CACTGTTACATGCAGCCGTAACATTTCCTATAAGGTGTCATCAGCAAGTAAGCTCTACAGGGAAACAGTGACAAAGcttcaactttacctgtttcagtGGTTGGAGACGTCCtgtttgtcttctggggaatcACAGACGTATGCTGCCATCCTCACTCTTTCTTTCTACACCTTATGTGTTGCAGGAGGCTGATACGGTGGGCATCTTATCTGTGTAATCCTGTATAATTGGATTCCTGATTAAAAGAAAGAGAGGAGAGACAATCCAGGCGCTGAACTACAGTCACTCTGTCTACAGACtgtctttttaaataatgaatgcaCCAAATTAGGTTTGTTTAGGAAAAAGACTACTGTATCGTATAAAAATATCCAAGGCCTTTGATGATCAAAACTTCACTAAAAGCCTGTTGTACACAATTTACTACACGCTTTCTGTCGCCTGATTTATAGTTTATGctttttttgtcaataaaagACTTGAAGTCATGGTTTACATCTTTTTGATGTGAAAtctttacagatttttaaatgtaaaaagttttatatagagtgttttcacaatgcattatcaatcagccatattggtggcactgaatgtaaacaataccACTGAAACGAACAAAACTAgcttattttgctgattattgctgctgaaaatggtcaattattgtcatgttttgggctgtactaatcggttggactgaaaaaaaaacatgtggagtacaatagactgccaaaagttataacaaatcaaggagaagagtgcaaaaaactggttggaggaacaaaaggcatttgtggttggccaaactgaaccaggatttccaggacaagaattttgacaacatttgtgtttgttcttataatttccggtcaggtaggtgaaatattaggctaatatcttaattaatactgctcgtatgtatctttacaacgtattaactttgtttttttaaatattgtgccTTTTTCTGCTTACTatagtccttctctatatgatttagcagcttccacacgttttttccgtggtttagacagcataaattagaaGAACGTATTCAgaagtacattaaccgtgcagtCACTTCTGCatattgtttacatccgagtactGCCAATATGGAcgtgcatccgggtaactgtCTATCCCAAAGAACCAAAAGTCACGGCTGTTCCTGGATTTTGTCCACGAAATGATAAGAgcacacattattttaacacaCACAATAGCCCCTTCACACATTAATATCGGTAAATTGCCGTAaaatccacagctgtttgtttgtttttcttttgttcagtgatagttgctcatgagtcacttgatttttgtgtatttgaaccctttccaacaatgactgtatgattttgagatccatcttttcacactgaggacaactgatggactcatatgcaactattacagaaggttcaaatgctcactgatgcttcagatggAAACACGACACAtaaagagctgggggtgaaaacttttttagggtaaatgtaacttattttgccttctgggaaacatgtaagtattttctgtagcttctgaagggcagtgctaaatgaaaaaatatgatatttaggcaaaattataaaaatgtacacatcttcattctggtcaaaagtttacacccccggctcatgcattgtttttccttatgaagcatcagtgagcatttgaaccttctgtaatagttgcatatgagtctctcagttgtcctcagtttaaaaagatggatctcaaaatcatacagtcattgttggaaagggttcaaatacacaaaaatgttgaaaaaccaaagaatttgtgggaactAATTGATTGCAAGCTGATTTTCACTTTTAAACACACAATACTTTTTGGaacattattaaatatgcaatttgtaatattttcagaatattttaaCAGTTAGTTTATCTAAATTTATTGACAGCTTGTATtgataatttaatttgtaatgaaaaaaattgcattttcttGTGATTACCGATGTTTTGACTTGTAaagtttgttgtgtttgtatACGGCCCTCTAGAGGCTGTGCttccacagagagagagagatgcttGAGATCCTGTTAACTAATTATTCTGATCTTATCATGAACCGAGGTGAGCtgcttttgaaatataaatataataactgCACCATTAGCTTAGTTAAAGTGCAGCATCTGCTCAACTCACAATACATTCAAGGTATACATTTTATCAGTACAATGCATTCCTTGGAAATCAAACTTATGCGAGCACCATGCCATACAGTTTCAACTattcaccttattcttcaaagtaggagtaagcctatgggtggacttccggttcattagccgctataaggaaataatgagaaaaataacaatgtgcagtaaacggcAAAAccgtttgcactacaaaccagtgtgttcataattaagataataaattaaaataatatggcaagacacaccaattagcaatatcaagcagtaaaacaagctgttttgtacagctgaaaataactggacgcggatgagactggaagccagacccataaaatttacaaatggctgtgtCTGCTCTTAAAGGAAAAATAAGGTTgataagataaaaataaaggcttaaaacctttcagtgaacatttaaaggttcttcatgccAACAAAGatgccttttatttttaagagtgtatgaaCAGCACAGAATGTCTGCTGTTGAGTTCTTATTGCTGGTTTTTGACCTTTGTCTCCttcctatttttttattaaaaaaatatatctaatttTAAAGCTCTAAACCTGCACATATAATCTTTTGACTATTAGGAGGGTTTACAATGAAATATTCAAAGAATTCCTGACatgccagtgttattttagtgtcactgttatactattttgtattttatattgttttaaatatttagttttcacttaaattttagttaaaggtgtgtgtgtgtatgttttttttttttttttttaaatatgtctatatttattaaatgtgttttttttagatgtttatatatatatatatatatatatatatatatatattttacatttttttatttcatgttaaactaaacaaaaatgacaaatgttgataaataaaataagttttcatttatatttaatattttattttattccagtttactttatttagtTACAAGCAACGGAAATGTTTTAGTTACTGCTGCTACATGCAAATCATTATATTTACAATACTGTGATGCATCTGTGTTACAAAACCTCTTTATAACCATTTGAAATGTAAGAGCATCACCAGACCTTGAGCAGCTATGCGATGATGctgtttttaattacttttaagtCTCAAGTGATACTTTTTCTGAATGACTGAGAATTAAAGTcagtcttttcttctttttccagTGTATTAATGTAAGTAAGTCAGAATGAAAAAAGAGTAATTGATTTATCACAAGTTACCACGACAACACAACATTAGCTTTCCTCCATTGTTAGTAATTACATTTGCTGCTAATGAACCTTGGGGCATAAATGGGCTtaattaaagaaagaaacaacaaaGAGATGAGAAACGAAGTTAGAATAATTGTTCAGCTTGAGCTAAGCACTTAACATAATGCACATCTGGTCAGTCTGATCGATTTGCATGCTGCTTGTATGTTTTTCCAATTGACTGGGACTGTGTGATGTGAAATTACGTCATTCTGCCTCAATTTCCTGAGTTAATTTTCACTAAGTTTCCAGGAGTCTCAAATGACATGAGTAACAGAACCGTAGCATCCAATCCATAATTCAcctgccacttcctgtggatgtTTTAATGTGTCAAAAACAGGTATGAAGATGACCAGAAAGTATGAAcggtttgtttttttattagtaatttccCCAATGCATCTACACCCCCCCCCCCAACTCCACCTCAGCAGAGACCCACCTGATCATCTTCCAGCCTTGAGGGGTTGCCATGCACCTGTGGGTATATAAGAGAGCAGAGCTCATTCAGAAAATAAGAGAGAacaagacagagagagagagagagatccaTTCACACACGCCAggagaaaaaaagtgcaaacCGAGAGCAGTGGAGGTGAGCTTGATAAGAGCTGGAGATCCAAAGAAGAGCCAAAACAGGAGATTCAGAACCGCAGAACTCATCTATAAATACAGAAAGGTAAGAATATGGAATTTGAATCATTTTGCATTTCAGCCATTCAATCATTGGTTAGTACTGTATCTGCTTAGAAAAGCTTTATTTATGTcacaaatgtgttatttatattttttgttttaaataaacacaaaaaaattaggaaacataatgcaattttttttattaaacattacaaagtTAATTAAACAGCATTCTTGACAAGACAAAAACTATAGATTTTGATTATCCTGaaaatcactttttatttttatttatactttatttcattattttattacaaacaatttaatttctATTATGTATAATAAGCAGAGCTATAGCTTTATACATTTACTTATCGAATTATActggcaaaaataaaaaaaaatgttatttaaataaaaaaaatgtaagtagtgattattatcagtagtatttattattatattttatttttaatttgttaaatacttttttttaattttaaacaaaacatatatatttgcatttttaaacttttaaattaatgttattcagatatatacaaataatatattattttaattattagatttattttttctgcatgtaatacattgaaatacatttttgtatttttactacTACTATCTACTACTCTTACTAttgattaaatgatttttgttgtatttaaaaaccatatatacatttttgtattttaaatattgtgcattattttaaattaaattactggTGGGAAagtggaagaaaaaaatattatgattaatCTGTTATGCACCATAGTGAAATCATCAAACATAATATGGTtcagataaaattattaaaattaatttgatgaGGATCTAAAAAAATAGATCTAAAACtgtattataataatgattatttttatttcattttaatttttgttgcatttaatacatattaaaatacatttttgtatttttaaatacagattttgtatgtatttttatttcatatataaatcCTTATGTTTATGTATGGTTCTACAATAATGtgcattattataaattaaattttcagtggcattatatatatatgcataaccATGGTGAAATTATCAAACAATATCCaataatttaagaaaattaagatttaattaAGGGCTATTCagataaaattatgaaaaataaattgataagatctaaaaactgtaaaatgtgaaataataatgattttaaataaaaaaaaatatatatatttttttattattttatttatttattaatattatttattactatattattttatatgattagatacattttgttgcatttaatacatattaaaatagatttttgtatttttaaatacatattttgtatgtatttctatttcatatttaaatgttcatgtttatgATTCTAATATTGTGcattattctaatttaaattaCTGGCacgaaattaaaagaaaatatatcagAAATAATTTGATATGCATAACCATGGTGAAATCATCAAACGATATCCAATAAcgagtgcaaaaaaataacgTGATCCACTTGGTGTGGTTTATAaagactaaaatattaatagacCTTTTTCTCCCCCTCTGAAACGGTGTAATATCTGACAGGATCATCAGAGGCTTTTGCCTAAATCTGGAGTTACTGAGTCATCATCCATACCAAAACCAATTTTTGTAGACTTTCATGGACAATCTTACTAATGAGTCTCCAAGACTAGAGAGCCTGCGAACTGCAGCTGATTTATTTCTGCGCTTTTCCTTTCATCCCTGACGCAACACTGCGGCTGACGTGGTGGTGTTATTAATGGACCTCACAGATCTGTGTGTCATGACATCATCATAAAAACCATAAAAGGTCACGTACGAATGAATGCAGATAGTAGATAAAAGTCTCGAAGTTCACTTCACTTCTTTCTGTTAAGGATCCTGAACAGTCAAAGTCATCAATTACAAAATGTTTAGCTTAAAAATAAGGAAGCTTTTAGAAGAGACATCCGTTTCTCGTAACCGTACGTGACCTGCCCACACGCCGTCATTGTGTGAGGACATGTGAGTGACTCCTGACCGCACAGATGATGTGATCCATTCAGCGCAATCAAATCAAAGGTGATTCAAGTAAAATACCCGAGTGATAAAACTCGTCCTTGACTTTATATATAGCTCAGTATCAGCCGTTTGCTTTTCAGCTTTGCATTCTGAGTCATACCAATGATACCTGAGGGATGGAGGAACTGATCTTGTCCTGTTTCTTGTTTTCAGATGCTCTGTTCTTCCTGGCTTTTGGCTGCAGCTGTCTTGTGTTTTCACAGTCAGTATGTAGACGGCCACTGCTTGGATTTGACAGACTGCATGGGCCTTAAAACTAATGAACAAAAATTGGTAAGATTCATTTCAAAGCGTTAATACGACTTCATAGATACTATTAAAATCACATACACtaccttttaaaagtttgaggttggCTGAAAGAAAtctctaatgctcaccaaggctgaatttatttgattaaaatacagtcaaaacagttatattgttacattacaattttaaacaacagttttaatatatgtttaatatatatattttctaatataataaaatatagaaaaaaatataaaaaaaagtcacaagaTCTTTCAAAAAAGCTTATATATGCTGTGCTGCTCAATATTCTTGTGGAaactgtgaattttattttcaggattctttgatgaatagaaagtttaaaagaaaggCATTTATACGacatagaaaaaagttattaattatAGTAAGTTATTATAGTATTCTGTCTTCgcagtatatataaacatatttatatgaGCAATTAAATAGACCTAACAATACTTTGATGACattaaactttctttaaaaagtaattcaatctcaaaaaagaaaggaaaacaagggaaaaaaatattttgcatatataaaataaagaaaaaacacttttagaACCATTAAGATATTATTACCAGGATAATTAagaacatttctaaaaatattttgaaggcattattcttatttttttattttagcatgttatggtaaataaataaatacattttttccaaaTACATGAGCATAAAAtatgcacattaaaaaaattccacaAATCTATAAAAATTTCAATATTGAAATACATATATTTCAACAGATTCATGAggtttttttcctttattcCAATATATTCTTACCAATTTTATGAGATTCACCCAATTAATAATGCCAATCTGTCAGGCATTATTCTCAGGTTTTTTTAGcatattattgaaataaataaatatatagatttttccAAATACATGAGCATAAAAAGTggacattaaaacatacaatACCACAAGTCtataaacacttaaatattgaaatatatatattcttaccAATTTTATGAGATTCACCCAATTAAAATCTTTGTCAGGCATAATTCTCAGTTTTTTAacctatttttttaaacaatgttttcaaATACATGAGCATAAAGGTgtacattaaacaataaaacaaatgtataaatactttattattgaaatatatttttaaagagttATGAGATTTTTTTCCATTCCAATATATTCTTACCAATTTAATGAAATTTGtccaattaaaaaatattttccagggattattctcagttttttttagcCTAttatggccaaaaataaataaataaataaataaagtaaaataaataaataaaataaaaaatgttttcaaatacaTGAGCATAAAAGGTGTACATTAAATAATACCACACATGTATAAACACTTCAATattgaaactgaattttttaatgagaatttttgtttgaatttttattattattttttattccaatATACTCTTACCAATTTTATGAGATTTGCCCAATTAAAATCTTTTTCAGGCactattatctttttttttttggcttattacgaatatatatatatataatatgttttatatatataaaacatattttataaaaaaaaaaaaagtgtttatattttataaaaaaaaattaatattttacggaaaaaaaaaatataaaaatatgtttatatatatatatataacatatttttttagtctattatagtaaaacaaaaaaaataaattaaataaatataataatgttttaaaatgatcgGGCATAAACTGTGTGGATTAAATAATACCACAAATTTAGAAATACTTAAATAttgagatatatatttttaaacagggttatgagaatttttttattccatcATATTCTTTCCAATTTTAAGAAATTCGcccaattaaaatatttttcaggcATTATTCTCAGTTTTTAGCCTAttatggttaaaaaaatgtttttaaatatatgagcATAAAAAGTGTACATTACAATACCAcaaatgtagaaatatttttaaacagtaatgagAATCTTTTTCATTCCAATATATTCTTATTAATTAACATCTTTTTTAGGCATTTTTCTCAGGTTTTTTTAGCCtattatggtaaaaaaaataaaaataaataaataataataataataaaaaatctttaaaaaaatacaataatgttttcaaatgcaTAAGCTAAAAAGACGTACATTAAATAAtaccacaaatatataaatacgtcaatgttaaaatatatatataaatatattttaaacagagtaatttaaacagagagactttttgtttttcattttttaattccaATATATTCTTACCTCTTTTTTTGAGATTTGCTCAATTATGGACTAAGGAATACATACACAAGAAGATTCAAATCAAACTATTTGAATGCACCATAAACACGTGATCTGTTAAGCACTgtacaatataataatgtttgttaatgaatGCTGCATTCATGGTTAACATGCATCTGCATGCTCTCGTCCCCTCTCCTGACTGTGCAGCAGTGTATCAGGCAGTGCAGATATCCTCAAGAATCCCCCAATTACGGGAGAGTATCTTCAtctgaacaacagaacaatgaTGAAGAGGTTGAAGAAGAGAGCCTCAGTTTGGGTTTGCTCTTATCAGCTCTGTCTCCTGATTCAACCGAGCTCCAAGATGCCACCGGAGAAGCCCCTCACAACGACGAGAGGAGGTCTTACTCCATGGAGCACTTCCGCTGGGGCAAACCCATGGGGCGCAAACGCAGACCCGTCAAAGTATTCACCAACGGCGCTCTGGAGGAGGACGAGCCAGAGGAGTCGGTGGAAAACGTCCGGGTGGAGCGAGGGCAGAGCGGCACGCTTAAGGTTCAGCAGAGGAACAATGCAAAGACCAACGGGAAGTATCGCATGACCCATTTCCGCTGGAACGCCCCACCTGACAAGCGCTACGGAGGCTTCATGAGGCCGTATTCGGATCAATCCAACAAGCCCCTGCTCACGCTCATACGAAACGTCATTGCTAAAGACGGACAGCAGTTCAGAGATTAAGAGAGGAGAGAATGGACAGAATAACTGGTGTCAAGACacttaaatgtgtaaaatacaactttaattttaaaaaagcttccTCTGAACCAGGGCATGACATAGGGTCCTTtggaaaaaagagagagaaacaaagtAGCCAAATCACTTACATATAAAGTCAGGGTATATCACATGACTATGAAAGCCTATTACTTCATATTCTCAATTCATTTTGATGCCTGACACCATAACAATCATCTCTGGGATTTGAAAAGAAACCAGGTATATGTCTACCTGAGATTTACTGTAATATACTGTACATgacatacattaaaatgaatttgcaATGTTGCCAGATGTGGATTTCTGTGTTTGTATGCCGAGTTTATCCATGTTAATTTGTGGATTGGTCTGAATTAATTCACATTGGAAGCAGATATCAGTTCAcacaaaattgaaaatattatttcatttacaaacctgtatgagttttatttttctgctgaacacaaaagatattttaaataatgttggtaaccaaacagttgattgTATATGTTAACATCAtctttcaactgaagaaagaagctcattttcatttttactgtatattgtaatgttttgatgtctaatataacatttttaaaatctggtgctaaatggaaaaacaagcaaaaccatatacactaccagtcaaaagtttttgaacactaagatttgtaatgttttttaaagaagtctcttctgctcaccaagcctgcatttatttgatccaaagtacagcaaaaacagtacaattttgaaatatttttactatttaaaataactgttttatattttaatatattttaaaatgtaatttattcctgtgatcaaagctgaatttttagcatcattactccagtcacatgatcctttagaaatcattctaatatgctgatttggtgttgaagaaacatttattattattattatcaatatttaaaacagttttcaagattctttgatgaatacaaagatccaaagatgagcatttatctgaaataaaaagcttttgtaacatcatacacTACACTattaaaaagcttggagtcagtataattctctttttttaatttatagaaatggatacttttatttagcaatgatgtttaaattgatcaaaagtgatgataaagacatttataatgttacaaaaaattatttctatttcacatgaatgctgttcttctcaACTTTCTCTACATCAGAGtaaactcagctgttttcaacataataacaaatgttttttgagcagcaaatcaggatattaaaatgatttctcaaggatctggagtaatgatgctataaattcagctttgaaaccacagaaataaattatattttaaagcaaaaaaatataaactatactATAAACTATGACTATTTTTGCAGTACTTtgtatcaaaaaaataaataaaaataaaaataaaaatgcaggcttggtgagcagaagagatttctttaaaaaacgtactgttaaaaaactgtTGACTGGTAGTGCGGATTATTAATAgcttaataatacatttactatattGGCCATAAAGTAATTCTTGGTTTTTGGTATCTGTGCATTTACACCAAAAACTGCTTCTCACATGTTTCtcttgagaaaaacaaaacaaactccCAATAATCACATGCATTTACTCAAGAGTTTGGGACTTTGTCTGCAATAAAAAGTCAGATATCTCGTTATGAGTTCAAATATTTCTCACCTATCTCTTCCAAGACCAAATCATCTAATTAATTCTGCTAAGCGAAACCTCTGAGTAATAACGTCCTCtggattctaaaaaaaaaaaaaaaaaactatttcaaagCTTTCTGAGCTTTGTGGCAAAAATGTCATGTGCACACTGTGTTTTAtcgaaaatgttttattgtctaTTTGCAGTTTAACCACAAACAAATCATGGGGAAAACATTCATTCAGACAAAACGTTACTA
This is a stretch of genomic DNA from Labeo rohita strain BAU-BD-2019 chromosome 20, IGBB_LRoh.1.0, whole genome shotgun sequence. It encodes these proteins:
- the pomcb gene encoding proopiomelanocortin b isoform X1, whose amino-acid sequence is MHLWVYKRAELIQKIRENKTEREREIHSHTPGEKKCKPRAVEVSLIRAGDPKKSQNRRFRTAELIYKYRKMLCSSWLLAAAVLCFHSQYVDGHCLDLTDCMGLKTNEQKLQCIRQCRYPQESPNYGRVSSSEQQNNDEEVEEESLSLGLLLSALSPDSTELQDATGEAPHNDERRSYSMEHFRWGKPMGRKRRPVKVFTNGALEEDEPEESVENVRVERGQSGTLKVQQRNNAKTNGKYRMTHFRWNAPPDKRYGGFMRPYSDQSNKPLLTLIRNVIAKDGQQFRD
- the pomcb gene encoding proopiomelanocortin b isoform X2, with the protein product MHLWVYKRAELIQKIRENKTEREREIHSHTPGEKKCKPRAVEVSLIRAGDPKKSQNRRFRTAELIYKYRKMLCSSWLLAAAVLCFHSQYVDGHCLDLTDCMGLKTNEQKLCIRQCRYPQESPNYGRVSSSEQQNNDEEVEEESLSLGLLLSALSPDSTELQDATGEAPHNDERRSYSMEHFRWGKPMGRKRRPVKVFTNGALEEDEPEESVENVRVERGQSGTLKVQQRNNAKTNGKYRMTHFRWNAPPDKRYGGFMRPYSDQSNKPLLTLIRNVIAKDGQQFRD